A stretch of the Anopheles ziemanni chromosome X unlocalized genomic scaffold, idAnoZiCoDA_A2_x.2 X_unloc_19, whole genome shotgun sequence genome encodes the following:
- the LOC131291900 gene encoding helicase POLQ-like, with translation MSGNRSSRGRQKFPTTAKKCLISPNQRSAARGVAPAAPAANPVDFRAPDTACTSKPKDDLSTKLLELDNTLLNAVDLASIEKKVKRSMPRTSWGGNMTRAAADQPITPFRKRSKSVGAIERRLMASPPKLQKSAVSSRKIYVLKMNMDGSEVRDGGRDSGCNENLTSNRSNVANEETPTVRPLWSGVENDDAEMLPCGQVPIASHDQLDTDEIIKAKLKRIGSTKPVTHVGDMLRESNGFEVYTNQDICSQYMRQDESLADEGVERIVAIGASQIGHPERPSHFQQVAAEAERTFELQKVSEALRIFEICDRTLHDMTNIEPMANAIGEGSSRMRTSNSTIAAINRDEGISDQTTKPKFTVPHVSSLFLEKGPFFGLPNNVRRMLRDFRGIGELYDWQQECLDLPAIDERRNLIYALPTSGGKTLVVEILMLREIICRLRNVMFVVPYVSSAQEKLIALTPFSIELQFLLEEYTGGRGQCPPLKRHRKNTIFVCTIEKSLILMNSLIEVGRADEIGLIVIDELHMIGEQRHGGTLEMLITKVQSLRAGIQIVGMSASIGNLGELARFMLADVYCRENRPVELKEYIKWGEDLFEVRSQAERIFDVLGEKRKLEFNYGEELRRIDVDHVIGLIMEVIPKGSCLVFCPTRNRCESLCAMLAANLPDSFAQHRAEEKAQIIKSLQDDGSVAPILPHSFRVGVAYHHGRLTQDERRMIEDAFRAGILSVIVCTSTLAASVNLSAKRVIICSPYIGSDFFTLSRYKQMVGHAGRAGKRDTGDSILISAMRDIPQICEMFCSPLDFAESALLEDEGACLKSLVLGSIGLGLCKTRNALQAMVGSTLLAQQAKRREIDLEAITDETIVQLYQGNAIKATHDSCLRNPTNMVVQISAADGRSEEAVGQAFVRVHKTPSRPGKVFKTIDRTSPLEVINLGKAAIRAGFDIERAVRFYNEMQELGKRLCVLDEFDLLFLILLEDGLEVYFKIEDLIILTSKLSDALRKIAARYNISQVVIEKILKRRTVPDETMFLMQRFFRVLIVHDLWSQTDLQEVALKYRVSAGAIQTLMTAAAGTAHSLLRMCEEIPELWVFQHLLTGMTKRLTHYCKLELMPLMELPSMKLGRAKQLYRAGYTTLGSLARAKSKELVETIEYMNYRTANQLILSAKAKLMEQVDVLREQAEEYLSQMNR, from the exons ATGTCAGGAAATCGAAGTTCCCGCGGTCGACAGAAGTTTCCCACAACGGCGAAGAAATGCTTGATTTCACCGAATCAACGTTCGGCAGCCAGGGGCGTAGCTCCAGCAGCGCCGGCAGCAAACCCGGTTGATTTCCGAGCACCGGACACAGCATGTACCAGCAAACCCAAAGATGACTTAAGTACGAAACTTTTGGAGCTAGATAACACGTTGCTgaacgcggtcgatttggccagcatcgagaaaaaagtcaagcGTTCGATGCCGCGTACCTCATGGGGCGGAAATATGACACGCGCCGCAGCCGATCAACCGATCACGCCGTTTCGAAAACGTTCCAAATCAGTTGGAG CCATTGAAAGAAGGCTTATGGCAAGTCCTCCGAAACTGCAAAAATCAGCTGTAAGTAGTCGAAAGATTTATgtgcttaaaatgaacatGGACGGTAGCGAGGTGCGCGACGGAGGGAGGGACAGCGGCTGTAATGAAAATCTTACATCAAATCGGTCAAACGTTGCAAACGAGGAAACTCCTACGGTTCGTCCTCTGTGGtctggggtggaaaatgacgATGCTGAAATGCTACCATGTGGACAGGTACCGATCGCCAGCCATGATCAACTTGACACGGACGAAATAATCAAGGCTAAACTGAAACGGATCGGGTCCACCAAACCAGTAACGCACGTCGGTGATATGCTGCGAGAGAGTAACGGGTTCGAGGTGTACACAAACCAGGACATCTGTTCGCAGTACATGCGGCAAGACGAGTCCCTCGCTGATGAGGGGGTGGAGCGAATCGTCGCGATCGGTGCATCACAAATAGGTCATCCGGAGCGTCCGTCACATTTCCAGCAGGTAGCCGCTGAAGCTGAACGTACCTTTGAGCTGCAGAAGGTGAGCGAAGCGTTGCGGATTTTTGAAATCTGTGACCGTACGCTGCACGACATGACCAACATTGAGCCGATGGCGAATGCGATAGGCGAGGGAAGCTCGCGAATGAGGACCAGCAACTCGACCATAGCGGCCATCAATCGTGATGAGGGAATTTCAGATCAGACTACAAAGCCAAAGTTCACCGTACCCCACGTATCGTCGCTTTTCCTCGAGAAGGGTCCGTTCTTTGGGCTACCGAACAACGTTCGGCGAATGCTGCGAGACTTTCGTGGTATTGGCGAGCTGTACGATTGGCAGCAGGAGTGTCTGGACTTGCCGGCGATCGACGAGAGACGTAATTTGATCTACGCACTGCCAACGAGCGGTGGAAAGACACTGGTGGTGGAGATTCTTATGCTACGGGAGATTATTTGCCGCCTGCGGAACGTCATGTTCGTCGTGCCGTACGTTTCATCCGCTCAGGAGAAGCTGATCGCGCTCACTCCGTTCTCGATCGAGCTGCAGTTTTTATTGGAGGAGTACACCGGTGGTAGGGGACAATGTCCGCCGCTCAAACGGCACAGAAAAAACACGATCTTTGTTTgtacgatcgaaaaatcgctcaTCCTCATGAACTCTCTCATCGAGGTGGGTCGCGCGGACGAGATCGGGCTGATCGTGATCGACGAACTGCATATGATTGGAGAGCAGCGACACGGGGGCACTCTGGAGATGTTGATCACCAAGGTGCAGTCGCTACGAGCCGGAATTCAGATCGTAGGAATGAGTGCTTCTATCGGAAACTTGGGTGAATTGGCCCGTTTCATGCTAGCCGACGTTTACTGTCGCGAAAATCGGCCGGTGGAGTTGAAGGAATACATCAAGTGGGGGGAAGATCTGTTCGAGGTTCGCAGCCAAGCCGAACGCATATTTGATGTGTTAGGAGAAAAGCGAAAGTTAGAGTTTAACTACGGTGAGGAACTGCGGCGGATCGACGTGGACCATGTGATTGGTCTGATCATGGAAGTAATCCCCAAGGGTtcgtgtttggtgttttgtcCTACCAGAAACAGGTGTGAAAGTTTGTGCGCCATGCTAGCGGCCAACTTGCCGGATTCATTTGCCCAGCACCGGGCAGAGGAAAAAGCGCAGATTATAAAGTCTCTCCAGGATGACGGGTCCGTTGCACCAATCCTTCCGCATTCGTTTCGTGTCGGGGTCGCGTACCATCACGGTAGGTTAACGCAGGACGAGCGACGTATGATCGAGGATGCATTCCGGGCCGGCATCCTTTCGGTGATCGTGTGCACTTCCACTCTGGCCGCCAGTGTGAAtctttcggcaaaacgtgTAATAATCTGCTCTCCCTAcattgggagcgatttttttACGCTAAGTCGCTACAAACAAATGGTTGGCCACGCAGGGCGTGCGGGTAAACGCGACACCGGCGATTCCATACTTATTTCCGCCATGCGCGATATTCCGCAAATTTGCGAGATGTTCTGCTCACCACTGGACTTCGCCGAGTCGGCGCTCTTGGAAGACGAAGGAGCCTGCTTGAAATCGCTCGTACTCGGCTCGATCGGGCTCGGTCTTTGTAAGACACGGAATGCGCTTCAAGCGATGGTTGGAAGCACACTGCTAGCGCAGCAAGCGAAGCGACGCGAAATCGATCTCGAGGCCATCACCGATGAAACGATCGTGCAGCTGTATCAGGGCAATGCGATAAAGGCAACGCACGATAGCTGTCTGCGCAATCCCACGAACATGGTTGTACAAATCAGTGCCGCAGATGGACGATCGGAGGAAGCGGTAGGACAGGCGTTCGTTCGAGTACACAAGACACCTTCCCGTCCGGGTAaggttttcaaaacgatcgatcgaacgagcCCGCTGGAAGTGATCAACCTTGGCAAGGCGGCCATCCGAGCCGGGTTCGACATAGAGCGAGCGGTCCGGTTCTACAACGAGATGCAGGAACTAGGCAAACGACTGTGTGTGCTCGATGAGTTCGATCTGCTTTTCCTCATTCTGCTTGAGGACGGATTGGAagtatatttcaaaattgaggATTTGATCATTCTG ACCAGTAAACTCTCGGATGCACTGCGAAAAATCGCCGCAAGGTACAACATCAGTCAAGTGGTTATAGAGAAAATTCTAAAGCGCCGCACTGTACCCGACGAGACAATGTTCCTAATGCAGCGTTTCTTCCGTGTGCTAATCGTACACGACCTTTGGAGCCAAACGGATCTCCAGGAAGTTGCCCTCAAGTACCGCGTGAGCGCGGGGGCGATTCAGACGCTAATGACCGCCGCCGCTGGGACAGCGCACAGTTTGCTGCGGATGTGCGAGGAAATCCCGGAACTGTGGGTGTTCCAGCACCTGCTGACGGGCATGACCAAACGATTGACGCACTACTGTAAGCTCGAGCTGATGCCACTGATGGAGCTGCCATCGATGAAGCTG ggCCGTGCCAAACAGTTGTACCGGGCGGGGTACACGACGCTCGGCTCTTTAGCCCGTGCCAAATCGAAGGAGCTGGTAGAAACCATCGAATACATGAACTACAGGACGGCGAACCAATTGATACTGAGCGCGAAG GCGAAACTTATGGAACAAGTTGATGTCCTACGCGAACAGGCCGAAGAGTATCTCTCGCAGATGAATCGTTGA